The following DNA comes from Rosa rugosa chromosome 5, drRosRugo1.1, whole genome shotgun sequence.
GGTTATAGGTTTGTGTCGAACAAGTGGTTTGGTGCTATTATTTGCAGTGCAATATTATTGGGAAGACTGTCATCATaggggtaaggttactttttagaatatttACTCGAGTCCTCTATACTCCCTACTATGCCCTCTTTTCTTAACTACTGTTCATCATCTATTGCTTGGAATGTGACAGCATTATTGATATGGCCAAAGTTCAGATGATTTATGGGGTACTGCTTGTTGAATTTGCAAAGAAGATCCCAGATTGCGTACGCAAACGGAGGTAGCAAAACCATTGCCATGCACCATTCAAATTGCAAGGATTTGTATGTCACATCTTTAGTCAAGAATTGAGATACACATACTTCAAACTGATCTTTAGTCAAGAACTGCGATACATACACTTCAGACTAGAGTACTAGACCCTTTCCATGGGGGTGTTTGAAATTAAATGTATTGATATCATTTTTTAGGGGGCAATATTGTACTGTTTTCCATTGTTGTAATATCATTCTTTCAGTAGTTGAGGATATTGTTGTAAGATCATGCTGGTTTTTAAGGGTCCTTCCTCTTCTTTACTATTTATAACTAATTTCAGTACTTTGGTCCTCCCATAAGCAATTCCAAACACGCCTTGTATTTATTGACTAACACTAGGATAATGCTGTCTACCATAACTTTTctaacaaaagaagaagaagaagaggaaaacatGAACTGTAGAATTCTCCTTCGAGAAAGAAGCTCTGTTAGTCTGCTTTTCATTAATTagttgaagaaaaataaaatgataTTCAACGTCACAACAGGCTTGTGCAGATGATATGTAATAACTGTCGCTTGTTAGATATTTCTCGTCTCAACTAATAAGTTTTTTGTGGTCTCAACTGGTAAGTTAGTCAGTTAGTAACTACTCAACAAACTAATAAATTGGTAGATTGTGCAAACTGAGAATTAGCTAACGCGGCAACTGTAGGCTCCCATTCAATACTCGAGCGCGTTTAAATAGCTTGGCTAATTTTTACCCAATACacaatcctctctctctctctcacatcatATCGATTGATACCAAGAAAGAATCTACCAAGAAGAAGCAACAATGAGTATTACACCGGCGTCGTCCCTGTTCAATAAGAGCTTGACTTGCGTGGAGTTACCGCCCAACATTCATTCAAGTGGTATGTGGCCGAAACTAAATGCTACTGCTGCAGAAGTTGAGTTTGAGACCACGAATGCTACATTGCCAATGCTCCAAAAGAAAATGCTTATGACCTTCTTAGCCACCCAGCTCTTCCATCTCATTCTCAGTTCTTTTGGCGTCCCATTCTTCGTCTCTCAAATGCTGGTATGTGTTTCTTTTGTCAGAAAATCTAGGAGAAATTTTTCATTATGTTAACAGATGATATACATACACGCATGTACGTTCTTAATCATCTTACCTGCGtttttatatatagatatttatCATAAATATTCGTGAATAAATTGTCTGCTGCAGGCAGGATTCTTACTTGGTCCAGCGGTGGTTGGCAGAATTAAATTAGACGAAAATTGGTACAATGACTGGATGTTGTCCTTGACAAGTCAGGACATACTTGGCACTCTCACAATGTTTGGCTTCTCCATGTTTTTGTTTCTGGCAGCAGTGAAGATGGATGCAAGCCTGTTATTGAAGACTGGGAGAAAGGCCTTTTACACTGGTGTATTCTCCTTGATAGTTCCCCTAATTGTTGGCTTTTCCACAGTTGGGTTGCTTGAATATCAGAAGGCGAAAATTAATCCGAAAGAGAAAAAAGGAGTGGCATCCGAAACTATATTCCTGGTATTATCAATCTGTGCAACATCATTTCCTGTCATAGTTTCCCTTCTTAGCCAACTCCGTATCCTTACTTCGGAACTCGGGCGATTAGGATTGTCAGCAGCTCTAGTGTGTGACATGCTAAAATTGATTCTCACTACTATTGCGAGAGCGTTTGGTCCAACCCTAGGTGCCAGAAAGTTTAGTTACAAGTCGTCTCTTGTTATCTTGGGATATAGTCTGGCTTGTGCGTTCGTGGCCCGGCCGGCTTTGAATTGGGTCATCAGACAGACACCTAAAGGGAAGCCTGTTAACAATGGCTATATCTTTGTCATCCTCCTGCTGGCCTTGGCTTCCGGAGCTCACGAGCAACTTGTTTTATTTGGACCTTTCTTTTTCGGCTTAGTTATACCAAGTGGACCTCCCCTCGGGTCGACCCTGGTTCAGAAATACGACTTCATGGTCTCGCGTGTGTTCATGCCACTGTTTGTCACCAATTGTGTGATCATGGCAGATGTCAGGGAACTCCGCTTCGATGCCCATTTACTAGTCTTGCTGGTAACTATGTTGGCCAAATTCTTGGGCACTTTAGCACCTGCACTCTGCTGTAGAATTCCTATCAGGGATGCTTTGGCACTCGCTTTCATACTGAGCTGCAAAGGTGCTGTTGAAATCGGCGGTTACTTCGTGATCTATGACGGCCAGGTATGCATATATGTCTTAAATAATGAAAGTATTCTCCTTCTATATTTCCGAACCAATTATGAATCGATATCATATGGATGAATGCAGCGTATCACCGACGGAATTTATGCTTTGGCGATGTTGATGATCCTATTCGCCCATTTCACCGTGGCATATGCTGTGAAGCACTTGTACAAGACATCGACTAGGTACGCAGGGTATCAGCAGAGAAACGTACTAGGCATGAGACCTAACTCGGAGCTCAAGATACTTTCCTGCATCTACAAACACGACAACGTGCCAGTTGTCATCAACTTATTGGATGTGGCTTGCCCTACCGGAGATAACCCCATTGGTCTCAACGTCCTCCACCTTATAGAGATGACCGGCCAAGACGCCCCCATGCTCATTTCCCACCGCATGCAGAAGAAGACAATGTCCAGCTTCTCCGACTCCGAGGACGTCCTTGTTTCTTTCCTTAATTTCGAGCGGGAGTACGGTGACGCCGTTGAGGTCCACCCCTACACCGCCGTCTGGCCGTCAAAGTGGATGTACGAAGAGATATGCACACTCGCCCTAGACAGGCTCACACATCTCATCATACTCCCCTTCCACCGCCAGTGGACCGTGGACGGCGCCGTTAAATCGGAGGACGAAACCGTCAGGAACATAAACATTAGCGTTCTAGATGGATCGCCTTGTTCCGTCGGAGTTCTAGTCAACCGGGGCCCGCTCCGGCAAAACCACAGAACAGAAGCGTCGCAATCACAGTTCAACGTTGCGTTGATTTTCTTGGGTGGCGAAGACGATAGGGAGGCGTTGGCTTTGACGGGAAGGATGACCGCCGACCCAAACATCACCCTAACTGTGTTTCATATCAGTCCCACCACACTGCCTGAACATGGACCTAACTGGGAGAACATTCTAGACTTTGAGAGCTTAAGGAAGTTCAGGCAAAACAACACCGGCAACGGCCGTTACGTGATTTACACGGAGGCGGTTTCGGAGAGTGGGGAACAAACTGTTGACATGTTGAGGGAGATCGTGCACAAGTATGACCTTTTCGTGGTTGGGAGGAGGAAAGAGGTTAAGGATAGTCCTCAGACTTCAGGGCTTGAAGATTGGAGTGAGTTCCCGGAGCTTGGGATTGTAGGTGACCTGCTCGCATCAGATGATTTGGGTTGCAGATCTTCTATCTTGGTGGTGCAGAACCAATGATTCGGCCACCACCGGCCATACATTCATTGATTCGTTCATTAGAAAGATGATATCgatctattcaaaaaaaaaaaaaaagatgatatTGATAGCTAGATATCCGGATAAATAGTAACGCTCCTTAGTTCTAGTTTACTAGTTTGTTTTtaatatttgtttgtttttaatattttttaattgCAAATCTGAGTAAGATTCATACACATGCCGGTTATTTTGAATTTCTTCATTAATTCCATTGTTATAGTTAGCTAGTCCTCTTGCATGTATTCATCTGTTTGAAGCTTATTACCCAAGAACTTGAATATATATTCCTCGATCCATCAAGATATAATGCGGAAAATGTATGTATTGTGACTTAGTGGTATCTCTTAATAAGTGAAAACTGAAGATGACAAATGATCTATCAAATTTTCTATTAGGCAATTAAAttaaggaaaatgatttgtggcctcaatgaggcctaagatttgtggcctcaatcttaggtgtcatgccatgtcatctACACAAATAAcatatttgtcaaatcatgtcatgtaattattgagaaaaagaccatcttatcattccaaaatctaatgactctaaattattttggctttctacCTCAAAAACTATTTTGgctttctttaaaaaaaaaaaattgcctttctttcattttttttttcattacactcatgcttagatttaatcaaaaaaaaaatttcttcaatTAAGAGTAGAAAAAATTTcttgtaattcagtcaatagatttgcacgtACATTCGATTAATAGATTTGTATAACACATgaatatgaattcaacctttgttgggttcttgcaaattttgaaaatataatgtgaaaaatacatattcatatgattgtatttattcttttgttcattgttttctctttatgtagctagggtttaaacgttagatctgaatttattattttttgtttgtctttcccttatatttagattgtagatgttaattaatggctgctaacgtgtaattttttattacctcttaatttagacataagtATTTCCCAAATTCAATTTACTAATGCTATATTTTTGTGGATGAACAGTTAACGTCTATTTCTTGAcacataattcaatatattaatgccatttgggaagaaaaatgaaaggaaagaatttaattaaatgaagaaaaatattgatcaaagaatctgtagacatatctcttaaattaatatataattaatagctgatatttttttgtcacctaattaaattcattaatgtaattgattcaccccctaacatttaaaaggaaatgtaaaagggtaaagttggtgttgaaatagtatgatgtggcaagatatattatatggaattgaaaataaatttttatttacttacatggcatgacacctaggatttgaggccacaaatcttaggcctcattgaggccccatatcattacccttaaattaattaattaaataagcaTTCCCGTGTGTACTTGTTACACCATATAGTCTTTTTTAACGAGTGTTTATATCACATCCCAAGTTTTGGAGAATACAAGAAACTTTTTGCTCGTATATATGTACGTATCACTTAATCGAGGTGGGGGATCGGAGATCCATGAATCTAATGTTGGTTAGACATTAATCAGATACCTACATACGTACGTTGTTATACAAAATGtttgacgttttttttttctttttatctcgTTCACCGTTAGAGTTAATTGACATTATATGTTTGACTAAAAGTTGCTACTTGAGCTGCATATGTACTATGTATTTAATCACATATTTTCATCTGTCTTAAACTTGTTACCAAGACATAAAACAGTCATACTCATATCGTCAATTGGTTATATATTCAGACGTGCTCAGCTATCAATATATTTAAATTCAAGAGTGCATGTACTTTTGAATTTAAATTCAATAAAAATTGTGCACAGATGAATACAAATTAATTGACTATACGAACATGACCTAAAGTGCTAAGCTTATAGCACTCTATGAAGGTATGAAATTGGCTTAGAATTTACACTATGATAGAGTAGAGTTTGATCGAAACAGATTGTATGTTGCTTGTTCATGCTTTGAAACAAGAGGAGATGGATTATTAAACTCCGGGTTTCATGCTTGAAGAAGTAAAAGAGATGATGAGATCGAGGAAATGCTCACCACATAGTTAATTATACTCCTAGAGATGCTAATATGGTAACTCATGGAATAGCTAGTCAGTTTTTGTGTGATAGTGATAACCAGACATGGTTTGTAATTGCTTTCAATTTTATAACGGATGTCATTTTAAACGAGTATATACTCGTTAAGTTTCAATGAAagtctttttttaaaaaaaaaatcccaaagaGAGAAATGGAAACAAAATGAAAGGCCAAAAATCAATGATTCATGATGAGTTTTCCATCCAGAATATAAGAATAAAACTCAATTATTTTTAGCCTCACACACTATAGTACATCTTTAGGGTCATATTAATTTGTACGAGTTTCTTAAGGCCACATGAAAGAATTCATGTGCACCATTAGATGATATATATTAGATAGTTTCTGTCCCCTTTTAATTATTTCTCTCTGTTCTTCATGAACGAACACACCTCATCCACTCATCATTCTAcatcttttctttaatttctttctCTTTGGCCGAGACCTCCCCTTAATTCTCTCACTCCATTtctggcacgtttacttacttggaatggaaaataatcatgaatcggagataagtggaatgggagaataaatgaatcggtattgattccggaggaatgattcctaaactcatctcccccatttgtaatcaaattcctgagtattaaggaatcgattcctgataaggaggtgggacctacatccattccgattccttcatgtgttaatAAACGCAGGAtttcttttacccggaatcattccgatttctttatgtgttagtaaacgcatgaatgtTTTTACGCCGTAATCATTCATTttccttccaagtaagtaaacgtgcccttcaTTTGTTCTTCACCCATtcttctttgatttttttttggcCACTTATATATGAAGCTCGCATATAACAAAAAGAGCCAATTTCGCAGCTGCGGCAACGAATTCAAATTATGTGTCCATCgagttatttttttgtttttagtagAAACGATTTCAACTTATAACCTTTACAATATCGATCATTTCAAATAAACGACATGTCACAACTCACCGACGCATTAGTTCCTTTCATATCTATATTTGTTATGAAATTTTCACAGAGGGCAAAATATGTGATATTATGGAATATTTATTAATTCCTTTcatatgtatgtatatttgtcattttgtaaaaaaaaaaaatatatatatatatatatatatatatatatttttttgttatgaAATTTTCACACACGGCAAAATATTAATTACCCTCATCTAAATGGTGCTATAAGCTATTAAGCTGGCAGGTGAGGATGATATTATTCCTTAAATTCTTCCCACTCTTGATTACCACCTAGAAATAGATCATAATCCCACATGCTAGTGCTATAAGCTGGCGGTGAATCGGTGATGGCCGTGAGGATGATATTATTCCTTAAATTCTTCCCCCTTAATTACCACCTAGCTAGCTAGAAATAGATCATAATCATCATAGTCCCACCCAAAATGGGAATTTCATTTTTCTAGGCAGCATATCAGGAATGAGATGTTGTTGGCTAGTATGTATATACGCGTCCTTTTCATTTGCAtgtcaataaataaataaggaatAAAAGTCCGGGAATTTCTACCATATTTCACCACATCGATCAGTATTGAATATATCAAAAACTGTAAAATCAGAGGTCACTTCAAAGACTAAAATTAATCGAACGCTGTTATAGTCATCCAACACGAGTGTGGTTCAACACGAATGTACCGAAAACTGATCAATTGCTGCTTGGTTGAGGCCATGCAGCTAAGCTGTGGAATTAGTTGGCGGCCGGTATGGAATCCTGAACAAAAGTAGTCCAGATTCTCTCAActtatttttcctttcctttccaatTCCTCATAAACACGTACATACGTAAAATGTCAAACTTCTTCCCACATTTATATAGTTTCATTTCCTCATATATATGTTTGCTTCATAACAGCTTTCAACTGCTACGCTTGAAACTCTCCCGTCCATTCAAATTCCCTCACCACATATATTAACCCCTAGCTCTAGTATACGTACTCAACCATACCCTAGAGATCACCTACTTAATGTACCTGACTCTACCATcatactataattccttcaattCTCTCTGAGGTCCATAATCTAACCTAACTATGGAGAGAAAGAAGAGCGATGACTTTGATCAGGATGGAAATCAAGCACAGAACAAGATTTTGGTGGAAGCGGCATTCAGGAACACCCCGGTGCCGCCGTGGACGAAGCAAATTACTGTGAGGGCAATGGCGACGAGCTTTATTCTGAGCATTGTCTTCAACTTCATTGTTTGCAAGCTTAACCTCACCACTGGTGTCATACCTTCGCTCAACGTCGCCGCCGGGTTGTTGGGTTTCGCGGTGTTGAGAGCTTACACCACCGTTCTCACCAAGGTTGGCCTCTTGAAGCAGCCTTTCACTCGCCAAGAAAATTGTGTTATCCAAACATGTGTGGTCGCCTCATCCGGGATTGCATTCAGCAGTATGTTATCAATTACAATTACGTCTCTAATAATCTCTATTTCCAATTCCATTAACAGTATGATATACTGATTCcagatctgtgaagatctagcTGGGTTTCTATTAGGGATGGCAGATTTGACCCACCCGCTTTGTATTTTTTGCCATCTCTAATTTATATAAGTTTAATATAATAAGTTTAATCTAATTGTGTAGATATACATGTATATGACACTGTACTACTAATTAGGTTTGCAGGAGGCTacagaaaattgaaattgaatttggaaCCATGTAGTTTCACTCTTTTGGTTTGTGTGGGTGTTGCAAAAAGGATCTATATATCTATGGGATTATCATCAAGTAAATTAGAGGTTGTTTGTAAAGTTCTTACTATATGTTATACATCTTATAACATCAATTTCTTACTTAGGATTGATGTAAATATAGGTGGAACCGCAAGTTATATACTGGGTATGAGTGGAACGATAGCTGCTCAAGGAGATGAAGGCAACACCCCAATCAACGTGAAGAACCCTCACATTGGATGGATGATTGGATTTCTCTTTACTGTCAGCTTCCTCGGCTTGTTTTCCATTATGCCCATGAGAAAGATGATGATCATGGATTACAAGTTAACCTACCCAAGTGGAACTGCAACTGCATACCTCATTAACAGTTTTCACACCCCCAAAGGAGCCAAGTTAGCAAAGTAAGTACGTAGTGCACATTCAATTGTACATATGCATCGATGCATCTATTTTGCAATTCAATTTGAATATGCTgctaataattaattaaaacttTATAAAAACATTGCAGGAAACAAGTTGGCGTCCTGTTCAAAAGCTTCTGCTTTAGCTTTGTGTGGGCCTTTTTCCAATGGTTCTATACAGCCGCTGATGGCTGCGGATTTGCTAGCTTCCCAACATTTGGTCTCCAAGCTTATGCACAGAAGTAAGTGCGCACACATATGTAATGATCCTGACAAAGCTTATGCACAGAGGTAACTATTTAATTTACATACTGCAGGTTTTACTTTGACTTCTCATCGACATACATTGGTGTGGGAATGATTTGCCCTTACATGGTGAACATCTCTTTGCTTGTCGGATCAATTCTTTCATGGGGAATCATGTGGCCTTTGATTGAGAAACATAAAGGTAGCTGGTACAGTGCTGATCTCTCACCGAGCAGTCTCCACGGTATCCAAGGATACAGGGTTTTCATTGCTATAGCCATGATGCTCGGGGATGGTTTATACCATGTAGCTTACATGCTCTTTGTGACCTTCCAAAATTTATGCTGTACAcctaaaacaaaagaagaaatgaaattaGAGTCATCATCCCCACCGTCCATAAACCCTGCAAGCACTGAAGCTGGAGTAGAAGTTTTGAGTGAAAACTATGACGAGGAGCGAAGAGTTGAGTATTTCTTGAAAGACGCAATTTCTCACTGGGTTGCTCTTGGTGGATATGTTGCTCTTGCCATTATATCCATCATTACCGTACCAAGCATTTTCCGCCAATTAAAATGGTACCATATCTTTATTGCTTATTTGGTTGCTCCAGTTTTGGCATTCTGTAATTCCTATGGTGCTGGTCTCACCGATTGGTCCCTCGCCTCCAACTATGGAAAATTCGCCATCATAATCTTCAGTGCTTGGGTTGGCCCTGAAGGTGGTGTTGTTGCTGGGCTTGCTGCTTGTGGTGTCATGATGAGCATTGTCGCTACTGCTTCTGATCTTATGCAGGACTTCAAGACTGGATACCTTACGCTCTCCTCTCCTCGCTCTATGTTCTTCAGCCAAGTTCTTGGCACGGCCATGGGTTGTCTCATGTCCCCTTTGGTATTCTGGATTTTCTACAAAGCTTATCCACTAGGCGATCCAAATGGTTCGTACCCTGCACCGTTTGCACTAATGTACCGTGGAATGGCTCTTTTAGGAGTTGACGGCGTTGGTTCACTTCCCAAAAATTGTGTGAAACTTGCAGTCTCATTTTTTGTAGCTGCTGTTGTCATAAATTTGATTACTGAGCTTCTAAAGCGTTATGAGACCAAGTACAGGTTGTACAGATTTATTCCTAGCCCAATGTGCATGGCCATCCCATTTTATCTTGGTTCATACTTTGCCATTGACATGTGTTTGGGGAGCTTGATTCTCTTCTTGTGGCAAAGGATGAACAAACAAAAGGCCGATGACTTTGCACCAGCAGTCGCATCTGGACTCATTTGCGGTGAATCTTTGTGGGGTATTCCAGCTGCTATCCTTTCACTGGCAAATGTGAAACCTCCGATCTGTATGAAGTTCCTCTCTGCTTCTGCCAATGAAAAAGTCGAAAAACTTTTATCTGGTCATTAGAGTATATCATTATAGATTTAGTTGCTGTACGTATCAATTTCAGGTGATTGTGTTTATAGTGCAGGTAGCTAGACTATTAATTTCTAGCTAGGTTATTGCCAGAAtaattggatttcatttagATTTTGTCTACAGTATGCATGGTTgtcatttgaatttttttaccgTCAGCAATTCATGGTATGTGTTACCTAGTACCTATTTTCAATGGATTCAGTAGATCCAATATATATGAGTAATACGTTAATATTCATATCATGATAATTTTATCCAATGCCTTCTATAATAGATCGATCATATCATTGACTGGCCCTGCGTCCCATTAAGCTAGTGCTGTGAAATTGCCAGGACAAACACCAAAATCTTCAACACGAACCTCTTTGATGATTCTTCCATAGATCGATACTGCAATAATCAACCTCTCCTTATTGGCTACGTACGGATGTTTCTGTACCTCTTAACTCCAGAATTTCAGCCATGCATTACATTGGCGTTGTGAGCATCAGATGCGTGATCCATTAAAAATTGACATATTCATCCATTAATTTGCTACCATAAGTTTTACCTTAATGTTAATCTGCTACTCTACGTTTTATGTCAGTCAACTTTCTACCTCAAGTTTTCAAAATTAACCAATTTGCTATCCTAAGTTTTACTTTAGCCAATTTGCTACCATTATGTTAAAGTTTCTACTtacattgattaatttgaaaacCTAAGTTAGAAAATGGCTAGTTTTGAAAATTGAGGAAAACAAATTAGCTGACACAAACCTTc
Coding sequences within:
- the LOC133709011 gene encoding cation/H(+) antiporter 4-like, which translates into the protein MSITPASSLFNKSLTCVELPPNIHSSGMWPKLNATAAEVEFETTNATLPMLQKKMLMTFLATQLFHLILSSFGVPFFVSQMLAGFLLGPAVVGRIKLDENWYNDWMLSLTSQDILGTLTMFGFSMFLFLAAVKMDASLLLKTGRKAFYTGVFSLIVPLIVGFSTVGLLEYQKAKINPKEKKGVASETIFLVLSICATSFPVIVSLLSQLRILTSELGRLGLSAALVCDMLKLILTTIARAFGPTLGARKFSYKSSLVILGYSLACAFVARPALNWVIRQTPKGKPVNNGYIFVILLLALASGAHEQLVLFGPFFFGLVIPSGPPLGSTLVQKYDFMVSRVFMPLFVTNCVIMADVRELRFDAHLLVLLVTMLAKFLGTLAPALCCRIPIRDALALAFILSCKGAVEIGGYFVIYDGQRITDGIYALAMLMILFAHFTVAYAVKHLYKTSTRYAGYQQRNVLGMRPNSELKILSCIYKHDNVPVVINLLDVACPTGDNPIGLNVLHLIEMTGQDAPMLISHRMQKKTMSSFSDSEDVLVSFLNFEREYGDAVEVHPYTAVWPSKWMYEEICTLALDRLTHLIILPFHRQWTVDGAVKSEDETVRNINISVLDGSPCSVGVLVNRGPLRQNHRTEASQSQFNVALIFLGGEDDREALALTGRMTADPNITLTVFHISPTTLPEHGPNWENILDFESLRKFRQNNTGNGRYVIYTEAVSESGEQTVDMLREIVHKYDLFVVGRRKEVKDSPQTSGLEDWSEFPELGIVGDLLASDDLGCRSSILVVQNQ
- the LOC133710470 gene encoding probable metal-nicotianamine transporter YSL7, with translation MERKKSDDFDQDGNQAQNKILVEAAFRNTPVPPWTKQITVRAMATSFILSIVFNFIVCKLNLTTGVIPSLNVAAGLLGFAVLRAYTTVLTKVGLLKQPFTRQENCVIQTCVVASSGIAFSSGTASYILGMSGTIAAQGDEGNTPINVKNPHIGWMIGFLFTVSFLGLFSIMPMRKMMIMDYKLTYPSGTATAYLINSFHTPKGAKLAKKQVGVLFKSFCFSFVWAFFQWFYTAADGCGFASFPTFGLQAYAQKFYFDFSSTYIGVGMICPYMVNISLLVGSILSWGIMWPLIEKHKGSWYSADLSPSSLHGIQGYRVFIAIAMMLGDGLYHVAYMLFVTFQNLCCTPKTKEEMKLESSSPPSINPASTEAGVEVLSENYDEERRVEYFLKDAISHWVALGGYVALAIISIITVPSIFRQLKWYHIFIAYLVAPVLAFCNSYGAGLTDWSLASNYGKFAIIIFSAWVGPEGGVVAGLAACGVMMSIVATASDLMQDFKTGYLTLSSPRSMFFSQVLGTAMGCLMSPLVFWIFYKAYPLGDPNGSYPAPFALMYRGMALLGVDGVGSLPKNCVKLAVSFFVAAVVINLITELLKRYETKYRLYRFIPSPMCMAIPFYLGSYFAIDMCLGSLILFLWQRMNKQKADDFAPAVASGLICGESLWGIPAAILSLANVKPPICMKFLSASANEKVEKLLSGH